In a genomic window of Streptococcus mitis NCTC 12261:
- the hemH gene encoding ferrochelatase — translation MKKAILMMTFGSPEEITFEGVADFFTNIRRGVRPQDHEIQTLYDNYVRIGGTPLQRITREEVALVEARLGNEYSVYFANKFSRPFIPDVIGQMEADGIEQCICLILEPHYSFYSVMGYEKFLESKQIQFLVIKDWYQEEALLNYWADEIAKILKDEVKQDSFKVIFSAHSVPIFALDFGDPYIDQIFENSKLVAEKLGLSSEQYTNTWQSESDIGIPWIKPDVLEYLREQTEHPDHYIFVPISFISEHIEVLFDNDVECYDLCQELGVNYHRPPMPNTDSRLIDALINTVRANEHQEFKEFLPEEETFDELVPSDETKNILAESQDLQMPEFVKKLIEKKGRENVKMPYLIKKMLEKAGKLPKE, via the coding sequence ATGAAAAAAGCAATTTTAATGATGACTTTCGGTTCACCAGAAGAGATTACCTTTGAAGGTGTGGCTGATTTTTTCACAAATATTCGTCGTGGAGTGAGACCTCAAGACCATGAGATTCAAACTCTCTATGATAATTATGTACGAATTGGAGGCACGCCTCTGCAAAGAATTACGCGTGAAGAGGTTGCCTTGGTAGAAGCTAGGCTAGGAAATGAATATAGTGTCTATTTTGCCAATAAGTTTTCTAGACCCTTTATCCCAGACGTGATTGGTCAGATGGAAGCAGACGGAATCGAGCAATGTATTTGTTTGATTTTGGAGCCTCATTATTCTTTTTACTCTGTCATGGGTTATGAGAAATTTTTAGAAAGCAAGCAAATTCAGTTTTTGGTCATTAAGGACTGGTATCAAGAAGAGGCCTTGCTAAACTATTGGGCAGATGAAATTGCTAAGATTTTAAAAGATGAAGTGAAGCAGGATAGCTTTAAAGTCATCTTTTCAGCCCATAGTGTACCCATTTTTGCCTTGGATTTTGGCGATCCTTATATCGATCAAATTTTTGAAAATAGCAAGCTAGTCGCTGAAAAACTAGGTTTGAGTTCCGAGCAATATACCAACACTTGGCAGAGTGAAAGTGATATTGGTATTCCATGGATTAAGCCAGATGTTTTGGAGTATCTCAGAGAACAGACAGAACATCCAGACCATTATATTTTTGTACCTATTAGTTTCATCAGTGAGCATATTGAGGTCTTGTTTGACAACGATGTGGAATGTTATGACTTGTGTCAAGAATTGGGTGTGAACTACCATCGACCACCAATGCCAAATACGGATTCTCGCTTGATTGATGCCTTGATCAATACAGTCAGAGCCAATGAACATCAAGAGTTTAAGGAATTTCTCCCAGAAGAAGAAACCTTTGATGAGTTAGTTCCTTCAGACGAGACTAAAAATATCTTGGCCGAATCTCAAGATTTACAAATGCCGGAGTTTGTGAAAAAACTGATTGAGAAAAAAGGTCGGGAAAATGTTAAGATGCCTTATCTTATTAAGAAAATGCTTGAGAAAGCAGGTAAGTTACCGAAAGAGTAA
- a CDS encoding pneumococcal-type histidine triad protein — translation MKINKKYVAGSVAVLALSVCSYELGRYQAGQVKKDSNRVAYIDGDQAGQKAENLTPDEVSKREGINAEQIVIKITDQGYVTSHGDHYHYYNGKVPFDAIISEELLMKDPNYQLKDSDIVNEIKGGYVIKVDGKYYVYLKDAAHADNIRTKEEIKRQKQEHSSNHGGASNDQAVVAARAQGRYTTDDGYIFNASDIIEDTGDAYIVPHGNHFHYIPKSDLSASELAAAQAFLSGKGDQLSTVEYRSSRAETRSSVRTSQYESPQNPAAAPESQNEDLDSLLQELYALPLSQRHVESDGLVFDPAQITKRTANGVAVPHGDHFHFIPYSQMSALEEKLARNLPIGGQPVQSHSNNTKPSSPERTSSTPSSTIKPNFNLNTPAPNRGTGGAYTTDDGYVFSPTDVIEDTGDAFVVPHGNHFHYIPKSDLSAGELAAAQAYWNGKQGSHSATSSSKPSSDNAKPAQPSLTETPNLTVTPTYHQNHGEDISTLLSELYAKPLSERHVESDGLVFDPAQIIKRTANGVAVPHGDHYHFIPYSQMSPLEEKLARMIAVKGQNGSVLPSVTPLKPAPTTKPQAPVENKPTELDVNQVVRKVGDGYIFEDKGASRYVLAKDLAKDKIDAIENLLSKKTQETHALVAKKENVAPRDQEFYDKAYNLLTEAHKALSENKGRTSDFQALNKLAERLNNESSNKGKLVDDLLSFLAPITHPERLGKPNAQIAYTDVEIKLAKLAGKYTTEDGYIFDIRDITSDEGDAYVTPHMTHSHWIKKESLSEAERVAAQAYAKEKGLTPPSTENQGSGDTEVKGVEAIYNKVKAAKKVPLDHIPYNLQHTVEVKNGSLIIPHYDHYHNIKFGWFDEGLYEAPKGYSLEDLFATVKYYVEHPEERPHSDNGWGNASDHVRKNKADQDSKSDEDKEDRHESDESTRPESNEKENHTGSTPSVDNLYKPSTDEDETEEVSKDTTDEAEVPQVETEKVEAKLKEVEALLAKVTDASLKDNVTESLSGLRNNLSLQTMDNNGIMAEAEKLLALLKGSESVTTKPEA, via the coding sequence ATGAAAATCAATAAAAAATATGTAGCGGGTTCAGTGGCAGTTCTTGCCCTAAGTGTTTGTTCCTATGAACTTGGTCGTTACCAAGCTGGTCAAGTTAAGAAAGATTCTAATCGAGTAGCTTATATAGATGGTGATCAGGCTGGTCAAAAAGCAGAGAACTTGACACCAGATGAAGTCAGTAAGAGAGAGGGAATCAACGCCGAACAAATTGTTATCAAGATTACGGATCAAGGTTATGTGACCTCTCATGGAGATCATTATCATTACTATAATGGCAAGGTTCCTTTTGACGCTATCATCAGTGAAGAACTGCTGATGAAAGATCCGAATTATCAGTTGAAGGATTCAGACATTGTCAATGAAATCAAGGGTGGTTATGTGATTAAGGTAGACGGGAAATACTATGTTTACCTCAAGGATGCCGCCCATGCGGACAATATTCGTACAAAAGAAGAGATTAAACGTCAGAAGCAGGAACATAGTAGTAATCACGGGGGTGCTTCTAATGATCAGGCAGTAGTTGCAGCCAGAGCTCAAGGACGCTATACAACGGATGATGGTTATATCTTTAATGCCTCTGATATCATTGAGGATACGGGTGATGCCTATATCGTTCCTCATGGCAATCACTTCCACTATATTCCGAAGAGTGATTTGTCTGCCAGCGAATTAGCTGCTGCCCAAGCCTTCTTATCTGGAAAAGGTGATCAATTAAGTACAGTTGAATATCGTTCAAGCAGAGCTGAAACAAGATCTAGTGTGAGAACAAGTCAATATGAGTCTCCTCAAAATCCTGCAGCAGCTCCTGAGAGTCAAAATGAGGATTTGGATAGTCTCCTCCAAGAATTGTACGCTTTGCCACTTAGCCAACGTCATGTGGAGTCTGATGGATTAGTATTTGACCCAGCACAGATTACAAAACGTACTGCCAATGGTGTGGCAGTTCCTCACGGAGATCATTTCCATTTCATTCCTTATTCGCAAATGTCTGCTTTGGAAGAAAAATTGGCTCGAAATCTACCAATTGGAGGTCAGCCAGTTCAAAGTCATTCTAATAATACGAAACCAAGCAGTCCTGAGAGAACAAGTTCAACACCAAGTTCAACCATTAAACCAAACTTTAATCTCAATACGCCGGCACCGAATCGAGGAACTGGAGGAGCTTATACAACGGATGATGGGTATGTCTTTAGTCCGACAGATGTGATTGAAGATACAGGTGACGCTTTTGTTGTACCGCATGGAAATCATTTCCACTATATTCCTAAGAGTGATTTGTCAGCAGGAGAATTGGCTGCTGCTCAAGCCTATTGGAATGGGAAGCAGGGCTCACATTCTGCCACAAGCTCAAGTAAACCAAGTAGTGATAATGCTAAACCAGCCCAACCAAGTTTGACAGAGACTCCAAACCTGACTGTCACACCAACATATCATCAAAATCATGGGGAAGACATTTCAACACTTTTAAGTGAATTGTATGCCAAACCTTTGTCAGAACGCCATGTGGAATCGGATGGACTAGTCTTTGATCCGGCACAAATCATCAAACGTACAGCTAACGGTGTAGCAGTGCCTCACGGAGACCATTATCACTTTATTCCTTATTCACAAATGTCACCGCTGGAAGAAAAATTGGCTCGTATGATAGCTGTTAAGGGACAAAATGGCAGTGTCTTGCCAAGTGTTACTCCTCTGAAGCCGGCTCCTACTACCAAACCTCAAGCACCAGTGGAAAATAAACCGACTGAACTTGATGTCAACCAGGTTGTTAGAAAAGTTGGTGATGGTTATATTTTCGAGGATAAGGGCGCTAGTCGTTATGTTCTAGCTAAAGACTTAGCCAAGGATAAGATTGACGCTATTGAAAATCTCTTGTCAAAGAAAACTCAAGAGACGCATGCCCTAGTTGCGAAGAAAGAAAATGTCGCTCCTCGTGACCAAGAATTTTATGATAAAGCATATAATTTATTGACCGAAGCTCATAAAGCCTTGTCTGAAAATAAGGGGCGTACTTCTGATTTCCAAGCCTTAAACAAATTAGCAGAACGCTTGAATAATGAATCTTCTAATAAAGGAAAATTGGTAGATGATTTATTGTCATTCTTAGCACCAATTACCCATCCAGAACGTCTCGGAAAACCAAATGCTCAAATTGCTTATACAGATGTTGAAATTAAATTAGCGAAATTAGCAGGTAAGTATACAACAGAAGATGGGTATATCTTTGACATTCGTGATATTACCAGTGATGAGGGAGATGCTTATGTAACTCCGCATATGACCCATAGTCATTGGATTAAGAAAGAGAGCTTGTCTGAAGCTGAAAGAGTAGCAGCCCAGGCTTATGCTAAAGAGAAAGGTTTGACACCTCCTTCAACAGAGAATCAGGGTTCAGGAGATACTGAGGTTAAAGGAGTAGAAGCAATCTATAATAAAGTGAAAGCAGCTAAGAAGGTCCCACTTGATCATATTCCTTACAATCTACAACATACTGTTGAAGTAAAAAATGGTAGCTTAATTATACCTCATTACGACCATTACCATAACATTAAATTTGGTTGGTTTGATGAAGGACTCTATGAAGCACCTAAGGGTTATAGCCTGGAGGATCTCTTTGCGACTGTAAAATATTACGTTGAACATCCTGAAGAACGTCCTCACTCAGATAATGGTTGGGGAAATGCCAGCGACCATGTTCGTAAAAATAAGGCAGACCAAGACAGTAAATCTGATGAAGATAAGGAAGATCGTCATGAATCAGACGAGTCAACTCGTCCTGAATCCAATGAAAAAGAAAATCATACAGGTTCAACCCCTTCAGTAGATAATCTTTATAAACCGAGCACTGATGAAGACGAGACAGAAGAAGTATCTAAAGATACAACAGACGAAGCTGAAGTACCTCAAGTAGAAACCGAAAAAGTAGAAGCCAAACTCAAAGAAGTAGAAGCTCTACTTGCTAAAGTAACGGATGCTAGTTTGAAAGACAATGTGACAGAGAGCCTATCTGGTTTACGAAATAATCTGAGTCTTCAAACCATGGATAATAATGGCATCATGGCAGAAGCAGAGAAACTACTTGCTTTGTTAAAAGGTAGTGAGTCAGTTACGACGAAACCAGAAGCATAA
- the pepT gene encoding peptidase T has protein sequence MTYPNLLDRFLTYVKVNTRSDEHSTTTPSTQSQVDFATNVLIPEMKRVGLQNVYYLPNGFAIGTLPANDPSLTRKIGFISHMDTADFNAEGVKPQVIENYDGGVIELGNSGFKLDPADFKSLEKYPGQTLITTDGTTLLGADDKSGIAEIMTAIEYLTAHPEIKHCEIRVGFGPDEEIGVGANKFDAEDFDVDFAYTVDGGPLGELQYETFSAAGAELHFQGRNVHPGTAKGQMVNALQLAIDFHNQLPENDRPELTEGYQGFYHLMDVIGSVEEARASYIIRDFEKDAFEARKAAMQSIADKMNQELGSDRVTLNLTDQYYNMKEVIEKDMTPITIAKAVMEDLGITPIIEPIRGGTDGSKISFMGIPTPNIFAGGENMHGRFEYVSLQTMERAVDTIIGIVAYKD, from the coding sequence ATGACTTACCCCAATCTCTTGGACCGCTTCTTGACCTACGTTAAGGTCAACACGCGCTCTGATGAACACTCTACTACTACTCCAAGTACACAGAGTCAGGTTGACTTCGCAACCAATGTTCTTATCCCTGAAATGAAACGTGTTGGATTACAAAATGTTTATTATCTACCAAATGGTTTTGCAATTGGAACCTTGCCAGCCAATGATCCATCTTTAACACGTAAGATTGGCTTCATCTCCCACATGGATACTGCTGATTTTAATGCCGAAGGAGTCAAGCCACAGGTAATTGAAAACTACGATGGTGGTGTGATTGAACTTGGAAATTCTGGTTTCAAACTCGATCCAGCTGACTTTAAGAGTCTAGAGAAATATCCAGGACAAACGCTCATCACAACCGATGGAACAACCTTACTAGGTGCTGATGACAAGTCAGGGATTGCTGAAATTATGACTGCTATTGAATATCTGACTGCCCATCCTGAAATCAAGCACTGTGAGATTCGTGTTGGTTTTGGTCCAGATGAAGAAATCGGTGTTGGTGCCAATAAATTTGATGCAGAAGATTTCGATGTAGATTTTGCCTATACTGTAGATGGCGGACCTCTCGGAGAACTTCAGTACGAGACCTTCTCAGCCGCTGGTGCTGAATTGCATTTCCAAGGACGCAATGTCCACCCTGGTACTGCCAAAGGGCAGATGGTCAATGCCCTTCAGCTAGCAATTGATTTTCATAATCAACTTCCAGAGAATGACCGACCCGAGTTAACAGAAGGTTACCAAGGCTTCTACCACCTAATGGATGTGATAGGTAGTGTCGAAGAGGCGCGTGCAAGCTACATCATTCGTGATTTTGAAAAAGATGCCTTTGAAGCTCGTAAAGCAGCAATGCAGTCTATCGCTGATAAGATGAATCAAGAACTTGGTAGCGACCGTGTCACCCTAAACTTGACAGACCAGTACTACAATATGAAAGAAGTCATTGAAAAAGATATGACTCCAATTACCATTGCCAAAGCAGTTATGGAAGATTTGGGGATTACTCCTATAATCGAACCAATCCGTGGAGGGACAGACGGCTCTAAGATTTCCTTTATGGGAATCCCAACTCCTAATATCTTTGCGGGAGGAGAAAATATGCATGGACGTTTTGAATACGTCAGCCTTCAGACTATGGAACGTGCGGTTGATACCATCATTGGTATCGTAGCTTATAAAGACTAA
- the adcAII gene encoding zinc-binding lipoprotein AdcAII codes for MKKKSLFLVLLSIFLLCLGACGQKESQSGKGMKIVTSFYPIYAMVKEVSGDLNDVRMIQSSSGIHSFEPSANDIAAIYDADVFVYHSHTLESWAGSLDPNLKKSKVKVLEASEGMTLDRVPGLEDVEAGDGVDEKTLYDPHTWLDPEKAGEEAQIIADKLSEVDSEHKETYQKNAQAFIKKAQELTKKFQPRFEKASQKTFVTQHTAFSYLAKRFGLNQLGIAGISPEQEPSPRQLTEIQEFVKTYKVKTIFTESNASSKVAETLVKSTGVGLKTLNPLEADPQNDKTYLENLEENMSVLAEELK; via the coding sequence ATGAAGAAAAAAAGTTTATTTTTAGTATTGTTAAGTATCTTTCTTTTGTGTTTAGGTGCTTGTGGTCAAAAGGAAAGCCAGTCAGGTAAAGGGATGAAAATTGTAACTAGTTTTTATCCTATCTATGCTATGGTCAAGGAAGTATCTGGTGATTTGAATGATGTTCGAATGATTCAGTCAAGTAGTGGAATTCACTCCTTTGAACCTTCGGCAAATGACATCGCGGCCATCTATGATGCAGATGTCTTTGTTTACCATTCGCATACGCTTGAATCTTGGGCAGGAAGTCTGGATCCCAATCTAAAAAAATCTAAAGTGAAGGTTTTAGAGGCTTCAGAGGGAATGACTTTAGACCGCGTCCCAGGGCTAGAAGATGTGGAAGCAGGGGATGGAGTTGATGAAAAAACGCTCTATGATCCTCATACTTGGCTAGATCCTGAAAAAGCTGGAGAAGAAGCCCAAATTATTGCTGATAAACTTTCAGAGGTTGATAGTGAGCATAAAGAGACTTATCAGAAAAATGCGCAAGCCTTTATCAAAAAAGCTCAAGAATTGACTAAGAAATTCCAGCCTAGATTTGAAAAAGCGAGTCAGAAAACCTTTGTAACACAACATACAGCCTTTTCTTATCTAGCGAAGCGATTTGGACTCAATCAACTTGGAATCGCTGGTATCTCTCCTGAACAGGAACCAAGTCCAAGACAACTAACAGAAATTCAGGAATTTGTTAAGACCTATAAGGTTAAGACGATTTTTACAGAAAGTAATGCTTCTTCAAAAGTAGCTGAAACTCTTGTCAAATCAACAGGTGTGGGGCTTAAAACTCTGAATCCTTTAGAGGCAGACCCACAAAATGACAAGACTTATCTCGAAAATCTTGAAGAAAATATGAGTGTTTTAGCAGAAGAATTGAAATGA
- a CDS encoding pneumococcal-type histidine triad protein, with protein sequence MKFSKKYIAAGSAVIVSLSLCAYALNQHRSQENKDNNRVSYVDGSQSSQKTENLTPDQVSQKEGIQAEQIVIKITDQGYVTSHGDHYHYYNGKVPYDALFSEELLMKDPNYQLKDGDIVNEVKGGYIIKVDGKYYVYLKDAAHADNIRTKDEINRQKQEHVKDNEKVSSDVAVARSQGRYTTDDGYVFNPADIIEDTGDAYIVPHGGHYHYIPKSDLSSSELAAAKAHLAGKNTQPSQLSYSSTASENNTQSTVQGLTSKPESKVENLQSLLKELYDSPSDKRYSESDGLVFDPAKIISRTPNGVAIPHGDHYHFIPYSKLSPLEEKIARMVPIGGTGSTVSINEKPHEVASSLGSLPSNPSILNKASSTLNKEIPSTSDGYIFNPKDIVEETATAYIVRHGDHFHYIPKSTVIGQPTLPNNGLTTPSPSLPVNPGVSHEEHEEGGHGFDANRIIAEDESGFIMSHGDHNHYFFKKDLTAEQIKAAQEHLKGANTATSNPAHDDDHDEDHHGHHHDEDHDHGFDANRVISEDEQGFVMSHGDHNHYFFKKDLTAEQIKAAQDHLKTHHDAEPVKPLAKTVESFSRDASDEEKIAYISKTYGVPLEAIRISNGFFVFGNPDQAYDPTHIHPYAVRKEHVRLPFQTGNPELDFLNELYTTALRDGVSPYSLQVENGSFVIPHGDHNHYIKVQTKGYEVALKNKIPALQSNYQPGAFDEKAVLEKVDQLLADSRSIYKDKPIEQRQIELALGQFTENMKKLATNSTAGYLATLDLFDKQYIHIDESVKPTETSALDKKYQALIDKINTLDTDSYGLPKKDLLVRLQEAKLAKDEAALVAVESQLQALQDFNDRTGVTTVEYIKYFYEHVNDGRLNDELRNKVAQLTWTLYQSQSFLKAAELNRLFPSIYQAKQEVEEALKAQPTTAKSSQTVLDTEKVDNQSAKTAIYGFLKELYGDFMPEEHVNHVSKEEVESLLSKANQLLEQIQEEGIRQSLAEEVENLKAATNKADADLDEVNSQVKDVLTRIASALQQEKENAEQDPQTLVLYQKLYDILMSLHAYLENNKGSDADFDKVDALLDQLSAKSKDKAALLELTKTILVLNQEIKSKSSASEEATPATNAEANGDKTSPETETSAAAESNSETASDENKPSNATDSKPTEPASEKETTESTTSTGNQEKPAE encoded by the coding sequence ATGAAATTCAGTAAAAAGTATATTGCAGCCGGATCAGCTGTTATCGTATCCTTGAGTCTTTGCGCCTATGCACTGAACCAGCATCGCTCGCAGGAAAATAAGGACAATAATCGTGTCTCTTATGTGGATGGCAGTCAGTCAAGTCAGAAAACTGAAAACTTGACACCAGATCAGGTTAGCCAGAAAGAAGGAATTCAGGCTGAGCAAATTGTCATCAAAATTACAGATCAGGGCTATGTGACGTCACACGGTGATCACTATCATTATTATAACGGGAAAGTTCCTTATGATGCCCTCTTTAGTGAAGAACTTTTGATGAAGGATCCAAACTATCAACTTAAGGATGGAGATATTGTCAATGAAGTCAAGGGTGGTTATATCATCAAGGTAGATGGAAAATATTATGTCTACCTGAAAGATGCAGCTCATGCTGATAATATTCGAACTAAAGATGAAATCAACCGTCAAAAACAAGAACATGTCAAAGATAATGAGAAGGTCAGCTCTGATGTTGCTGTAGCAAGGTCTCAGGGACGCTATACGACAGATGATGGTTATGTCTTTAATCCAGCTGATATTATCGAAGATACGGGTGATGCTTATATCGTTCCTCATGGAGGTCACTATCACTATATTCCAAAAAGTGATTTGTCTTCTAGTGAGTTAGCAGCAGCAAAAGCTCATTTAGCTGGCAAAAATACGCAACCGAGTCAGCTAAGCTATTCTTCAACAGCTAGTGAGAATAATACTCAATCTACAGTGCAAGGATTAACTAGCAAGCCAGAAAGCAAAGTTGAAAATCTCCAAAGTTTATTGAAAGAACTCTACGATTCACCTAGCGACAAACGTTACAGTGAATCAGATGGTCTGGTCTTTGACCCTGCTAAGATTATCAGTCGTACACCAAATGGAGTTGCGATTCCGCATGGTGACCATTATCACTTTATTCCTTACAGCAAGCTCTCTCCTTTAGAAGAAAAGATTGCTAGAATGGTGCCTATCGGTGGAACTGGTTCTACAGTTTCTATAAATGAAAAACCTCATGAAGTAGCGTCTAGTCTAGGAAGTCTTCCAAGTAATCCATCTATATTGAATAAAGCTTCTTCAACGTTAAATAAGGAAATTCCTTCAACATCTGATGGTTATATCTTTAATCCTAAAGATATTGTCGAAGAAACTGCTACAGCTTATATTGTAAGACATGGTGATCATTTCCATTACATTCCAAAATCGACCGTAATTGGGCAACCGACTCTTCCAAACAATGGTCTAACAACACCTTCGCCATCTCTTCCAGTCAATCCTGGTGTTTCACATGAGGAACATGAAGAAGGTGGACACGGCTTTGATGCCAATCGTATTATTGCTGAAGATGAATCAGGATTTATCATGAGTCACGGTGACCACAATCATTACTTCTTCAAGAAGGACTTGACAGCAGAGCAAATTAAGGCTGCTCAGGAACACTTGAAAGGTGCAAATACAGCAACATCAAATCCAGCTCATGATGACGATCACGACGAAGATCATCATGGACACCATCATGATGAAGACCATGATCACGGTTTTGATGCCAATCGTGTCATCAGTGAGGATGAACAAGGTTTTGTCATGTCACATGGAGATCACAATCATTACTTCTTCAAGAAAGATTTGACAGCAGAGCAAATTAAGGCAGCTCAGGATCATCTGAAAACACATCATGATGCAGAGCCTGTAAAACCTCTTGCTAAAACGGTAGAGTCTTTCTCACGAGATGCTAGCGATGAAGAAAAGATTGCTTATATTTCTAAGACCTATGGTGTTCCACTTGAAGCGATTAGAATTTCAAACGGATTCTTTGTCTTTGGAAATCCAGACCAAGCCTACGATCCAACTCATATCCACCCATATGCTGTTCGTAAGGAACATGTTCGTTTGCCATTCCAAACTGGCAATCCAGAACTTGATTTCCTAAACGAACTCTACACGACTGCTTTGAGAGATGGCGTGTCTCCGTATAGCTTACAGGTAGAAAATGGTAGTTTTGTGATTCCTCATGGCGACCATAATCACTACATCAAGGTTCAAACTAAGGGGTATGAAGTGGCTTTGAAAAACAAGATTCCAGCTCTACAATCCAATTATCAACCTGGAGCTTTTGATGAGAAGGCAGTCTTGGAAAAAGTGGATCAACTTCTAGCTGATAGCAGAAGTATCTACAAAGACAAGCCTATCGAACAAAGACAGATTGAGTTAGCCTTAGGTCAGTTTACTGAAAACATGAAGAAACTTGCAACTAACTCTACAGCAGGTTATCTTGCAACCCTTGATCTCTTTGATAAGCAATATATCCATATTGATGAAAGTGTCAAACCTACTGAAACAAGTGCTTTAGATAAGAAATATCAGGCCTTGATTGATAAAATCAATACACTGGATACAGACTCTTATGGACTTCCAAAGAAAGACCTTCTCGTTCGACTCCAAGAGGCTAAGTTGGCTAAAGATGAAGCTGCTTTAGTAGCGGTTGAATCACAACTTCAAGCTCTTCAAGACTTTAATGATCGAACAGGTGTTACAACTGTAGAATACATCAAGTATTTCTACGAACACGTAAATGACGGTCGTTTAAATGATGAACTTCGGAACAAAGTAGCTCAGTTGACTTGGACCTTGTATCAATCTCAATCTTTCCTTAAGGCAGCAGAATTGAACAGACTATTCCCAAGCATCTATCAGGCAAAACAAGAAGTGGAAGAAGCTTTGAAAGCTCAGCCAACTACTGCGAAATCAAGTCAAACAGTTCTAGATACTGAAAAAGTAGATAATCAAAGTGCCAAGACAGCTATTTATGGCTTCTTGAAAGAATTGTACGGAGACTTTATGCCTGAAGAACATGTCAATCATGTTAGCAAGGAAGAAGTAGAAAGTCTTTTGAGCAAGGCAAATCAACTCTTGGAACAAATCCAAGAAGAAGGAATCAGACAATCCTTGGCAGAAGAAGTAGAAAATCTCAAAGCTGCCACAAACAAGGCTGATGCAGACTTGGATGAAGTAAACAGTCAGGTAAAAGATGTCTTGACTCGTATCGCTAGCGCCCTCCAACAAGAGAAGGAAAATGCTGAGCAAGATCCTCAGACACTTGTACTCTATCAAAAACTCTACGATATTCTCATGTCGCTTCACGCATATTTAGAAAACAATAAGGGGTCTGATGCGGACTTTGATAAGGTGGATGCTTTACTAGATCAACTTTCTGCTAAGAGTAAGGATAAAGCTGCTTTACTTGAATTGACAAAAACTATTCTAGTCTTGAATCAAGAAATCAAGTCAAAATCAAGTGCGAGTGAAGAAGCAACTCCAGCAACAAATGCCGAGGCAAATGGTGATAAGACAAGTCCCGAAACTGAAACATCAGCAGCTGCAGAATCTAACAGTGAAACTGCCAGCGACGAAAACAAACCGAGCAACGCAACAGATTCTAAACCTACTGAACCAGCGTCAGAAAAGGAAACAACAGAATCTACAACAAGTACTGGAAATCAAGAAAAACCAGCAGAATAA